A region of Malaclemys terrapin pileata isolate rMalTer1 chromosome 20 unlocalized genomic scaffold, rMalTer1.hap1 SUPER_20_unloc_2, whole genome shotgun sequence DNA encodes the following proteins:
- the LOC128829533 gene encoding histone H2A type 2-C-like → MSGRGKQGGKARAKAKSRSSRAGLQFPVGRVHRLLRKGNYAERVGAGAPVYMAAVLEYLTAEILELAGNAARDNKKTRIIPRHLQLAIRNDEELNKLLGKVTIAQGGVLPNIQAVLLPKKTESHKAKGK, encoded by the coding sequence ATGTCTGGTCGCGGAAAGCAGGGAGGTAAAGCCCGGGCTAAGGCCAAGTCTCGCTCTTCTCGTGCTGGGCTGCAGTTCCCTGTGGGCCGCGTGCACCGCCTGCTGCGCAAGGGGAACTACGCGGAGCGAGTGGGAGCCGGCGCTCCCGTTTACATGGCTGCGGTGCTGGAGTACCTCACGGCGGAAATCTTGGAGCTGGCTGGCAACGCCGCCCGCGACAACAAGAAAACCCGCATCATCCCCCggcacttgcagctggccatCCGCAACGACGAGGAGCTGAACAAACTACTGGGCAAAGTCACCATCGCGCAGGGGGGCGTCCTGCCCAACATCCAGGCGGTGCTGCTGCCCAAGAAAACCGAGAGCCACAAAGCCAAGGGCAAGTGA
- the LOC128829531 gene encoding histone H4, protein MSGRGKGGKGLGKGGAKRHRKVLRDNIQGITKPAIRRLARRGGVKRISGLIYEETRGVLKVFLENVIRDAVTYTEHAKRKTVTAMDVVYALKRQGRTLYGFGG, encoded by the coding sequence ATGTCAGGTCGCGGAAAGGGCGGTAAAGGGTTGGGGAAAGGCGGTGCTAAGAGACATCGGAAAGTGCTGCGGGATAACATCCAGGGCATTACCAAGCCTGCGATTCGCCGTCTGGCTCGCCGCGGCGGGGTGAAGCGCATCTCGGGGCTGATCTACGAAGAGACCCGCGGGGTGCTGAAGGTTTTCCTGGAGAACGTGATCCGCGATGCGGTGACCTACACCGAGCACGCCAAGCGCAAGACGGTGACCGCCATGGATGTGGTCTACGCCCTGAAACGCCAGGGGCGCACCCTGTACGGCTTCGGGGGCTGA
- the LOC128829532 gene encoding histone H2B 8-like codes for MPDPAKSAPAPKKGSKKAVTKTQKKGDKKRRKTRKESYSIYVYKVLKQVHPDTGISSKAMGIMNSFVNDIFERIAGEASRLAHYNKRSTITSREIQTAVRLLLPGELAKHAVSEGTKAVTKYTSSK; via the coding sequence ATGCCTGATCCAGCCAAGTCCGCTCCCGCGCCCAAGAAGGGCTCCAAGAAAGCGGTGACCAAGACCCAGAAGAAGGGGGATAAGAAGCGCCGCAAGACCCGCAAGGAGAGTTACTCCATTTATGTCTACAAGGTGCTGAAGCAGGTTCACCCCGACACCGGCATCTCTTCCAAGGCCATGGGCATCATGAACTCCTTCGTCAATGACATCTTCGAGCGCATCGCTGGGGAGGCGTCTCGCCTGGCGCATTACAACAAGCGCTCCACCATCACCTCCCGGGAGATCCAGACCGCCGTGCGCCTGCTGCTGCCCGGGGAGCTGGCCAAACACGCCGTGTCCGAGGGCACCAAGGCCGTGACCAAGTACACCAGCTCCAAGTAA
- the LOC128829535 gene encoding histone H3-like, translating into MARTKQTARKSTGGKAPRKQLATKAARKSAPATGGVKKPHRYRPGTVALREIRRYQKSTELLIRKLPFQRLVREIAQDFKTDLRFQSSAVMALQEASEAYVVGLFEDTNLIIVCCSISVTMSGRGKGGKGLGKGGAKRHRKVLRDNIQGITKPAIRRLARRGGVKRISGLIYEETRGVLKVFLENVIRDAVTYTEHAKRKTVTAMDVVYALKRQGRTLYGFGG; encoded by the exons ATGGCCCGTACCAAGCAGACGGCTCGTAAATCCACCGGTGGCAAAGCGCCCCGCAAACAGCTCGCTACGAAGGCAGCCCGGAAAAGCGCCCCCGCCACGGGCGGGGTGAAGAAGCCCCATCGCTACCGCCCCGGCACCGTGGCGCTGCGGGAAATCCGCCGCTACCAGAAATCCACCGAGCTGCTGATCCGCAAACTgcccttccagcgcctggtgcgGGAGATCGCCCAGGACTTCAAGACGGATCTGCGCTTCCAGAGCTCGGCCGTCATGGCCCTGCAGGAGGCGAGCGAGGCCTATGTGGTGGGGCTCTTCGAGGACACCAACCT AATTATAGTGTGTTGTTCTATTAGCGTTACCATGTCTGGACGCGGGAAAGGTGGAAAGGGCCTAGGAAAAGGCGGTGCTAAGAGGCACCGGAAGGTCCTGCGGGATAACATCCAGGGCATTACTAAGCCTGCAATCCGCCGTCTGGCTCGCCGCGGCGGGGTGAAGCGCATCTCGGGGCTGATCTACGAAGAGACCCGCGGGGTGCTGAAGGTTTTCCTGGAGAACGTGATCCGCGATGCGGTGACCTACACCGAGCACGCCAAGCGCAAGACGGTGACCGCCATGGATGTGGTCTACGCTCTGAAACGTCAAGGCCGCACCCTGTACGGCTTCGGGGGCTGA